The Clavelina lepadiformis chromosome 3, kaClaLepa1.1, whole genome shotgun sequence region CGAATACACAAAAAAATGCTAGTAAAGCTTTAGTATTATTATTTGGTATATACTATATTAGTATTAGGTATTATTTTTGCCAGCTCTTTTATGTTGGACCAAGGAGTCAGCATGGACTTCATTAACAATTTTAAGCGAAAAATTTGCCAACTTAAAAAATGACAAGAAATCGTGCTTgtagaaaaacaaattttggtgtgacATTTAGAAATTGGCGCTTAAACAACTAAGTTTTCCTTCAAGTCTTTTTAAACGAAACAATTTTCGACAGATCTTGAGTGCTGTGTGTTTGCTGCCATCAGGCATTTTCTCGTCTTTCCACTACCTTTGGCATATCCTAACACCCTAGTCTAGGTTTCCAAAACAGATGAAAGCTTACATGTGATTCCGGTTTGATGAGACATTCTCTGGAAGACTTGTTCCTTCAATACAAATCTTGCAATTCCTACTGAACCAAACAACCCTAGAAGTTTCACTAGGCTGCGTATTTCACTTACGCTTACGGAAATAGAgccaaataaaacaattcttGCGTTGAGTGATCATTGTAAGTCAAACAATAATCATAGAAATCGTattaaaattagaaataatGCGGCTTAAAATGAGCATAGTCTACAAAACGTACATACTAAAATATATActaaaacttaactaaaacatatacTAAAACATCTACACAGACATATACAAACAACTTTTAGTATACTATGTTTATACAATTTCAAAGTTGCTAGATACTGAATTTATGATTGCAAATGATCggaaatcaataaaaaaaatgaagtCAAAGTAATggattaatttttaaaagaaatatatgaaataatattttttgttcgTCAAGATTTTGTTGGAAAAAGATTATTAAATGGGTTTCTTTATTACTTAGGTAGCAGGTGGGGTCGTACaaacctaccatcttatagcacaattccattattatcattttgcatattttaaacTCTTTTGACACTACCGCCTCTTCCTAATCACTAATTGCTTGTGAGGATGTATTTTTGTTGTGGTATAACAATTACTACAATCCTGTTCAGTTcatgaaaaaaatatcaattcaATCAAGAAAATGATTATTTGTCACGCAATATCTTCTTCGCCCAACCTGCAATAAATATCATTTACTTTACTTTATTATTTCatattattcatttttttaaatgttttgcttttagAAGTTTGATTTCTTAAAAAATGCATCTAGATAAAAACTAGAATAGAATttttaatcatgaaaatataaaaagcttgtaataaatgttttagttttttacctgtttagattatttttatccaaattaTGTTGGGTTGGTACCAAATCATTGTTTGAAATCTAAAACCGTATAATTTCACATGTGAGCGTTAGTAGCGTAAGAAAGTTAGCAAACAAAAGGCTACAGAGCACCAAAATCGCTATCGTAGGTATAGTAGGATAGTTTTTGGTTATGGTGTATTTGTTGATGAATTATGGATGAAAAGAGAAAAGGACTGATGGAATTGCTTGAAAAGCTCCAGATAAAAACGGAGCTTATCGAACATGAAGAAGTGTTTACAGTTGAAGCGATGATGCCGTACTTAAACCATTGCAAAGGAGTCGTTTGTAAAAACCTTTTTGTGAAGgacaaaaagaagaaaagacTCTGGTTGATTGTTGCTAAGCATGATAGGAGCATAAACTTAAGTGATATTGCTAAGAAAGTTGGTGGATCTGGTGGGTTTCGATTTGCGGATGAACAAATTTTGTTGGAAAAGCTCTGTGTTTCGCAAGGTTGTGTTACGCCACTTGCAGTTTTTTGTGATCAAAATTCTGATGTTAAAGTTGTCTTAGATTCTGTGTTTACATCAGATCC contains the following coding sequences:
- the LOC143449670 gene encoding prolyl-tRNA synthetase associated domain-containing protein 1-like is translated as MDEKRKGLMELLEKLQIKTELIEHEEVFTVEAMMPYLNHCKGVVCKNLFVKDKKKKRLWLIVAKHDRSINLSDIAKKVGGSGGFRFADEQILLEKLCVSQGCVTPLAVFCDQNSDVKVVLDSVFTSDPTEMVYCHPMVNSATIGMLSSDFMKFLKHTNHEPIIVNLVDE